A portion of the bacterium genome contains these proteins:
- a CDS encoding nitroreductase family protein produces the protein MVHLNLSADEVLTTTRAVRRRLDTSRPVAPELITECLEIAVQAPTGSNRQNWRFMVVTEPDLIAALADLYRRAGEVAGDYLGVLPRLVPPDSTQMEATNEKMHASTGHLFEHLHEVPGMLIPCLAGRVWDQPPVTVASHVGSVIQAAWSFMLAARERGIGTVWTTIHLCYEQEAAELLGIPYDEIMQLALIPFAHTVGTDFRPARREPLELITRWNRW, from the coding sequence ATGGTCCATCTGAATCTGAGCGCTGATGAGGTGCTCACCACCACCAGAGCGGTGCGCCGACGCCTGGACACGTCCCGGCCGGTCGCGCCGGAGTTGATCACCGAGTGCCTGGAGATCGCCGTGCAGGCCCCCACCGGGTCGAACCGGCAGAACTGGCGGTTCATGGTGGTCACCGAGCCTGATCTGATCGCCGCGCTGGCCGACCTGTACCGCCGGGCCGGAGAGGTGGCCGGCGACTACCTGGGCGTGCTCCCCCGTCTCGTGCCTCCCGACAGCACCCAGATGGAAGCGACCAACGAGAAGATGCACGCCTCCACCGGGCACCTGTTCGAGCACCTCCACGAGGTGCCGGGGATGCTGATCCCCTGTTTGGCCGGCCGGGTGTGGGATCAGCCTCCGGTGACGGTGGCCTCTCATGTGGGATCGGTGATCCAGGCGGCGTGGTCGTTCATGCTGGCCGCCCGGGAGAGGGGCATCGGCACGGTGTGGACCACCATCCATCTCTGCTATGAGCAAGAGGCGGCCGAGCTGCTGGGCATCCCCTATGACGAGATAATGCAGTTGGCCCTCATCCCCTTCGCCCACACCGTCGGCACCGATTTCCGTCCCGCCCGCCGCGAGCCCCTGGAGCTAATCACCCGCTGGAACCGCTGGTAG
- a CDS encoding P-II family nitrogen regulator — translation MKLITAVVKPHQVEDIKEALAEVGVQGMTVSEAQGFGRQGGHTETYRGTEYKVSFTPKSRIEVVVDDSSLTAATEAIAGAARTGKIGDGKIWTSSVEGLTRIRTGEQGSDAL, via the coding sequence ATGAAGCTCATCACTGCGGTTGTAAAGCCCCATCAGGTTGAAGACATCAAGGAGGCGTTGGCCGAGGTCGGCGTCCAGGGCATGACCGTGAGCGAGGCTCAGGGCTTCGGCCGACAGGGTGGCCACACCGAGACCTACCGAGGCACCGAGTACAAGGTTTCGTTCACCCCCAAGTCCCGCATAGAGGTTGTGGTAGACGATTCCTCCCTGACCGCGGCCACCGAGGCCATCGCTGGCGCAGCCCGCACCGGCAAGATCGGCGACGGCAAGATCTGGACCTCCTCGGTGGAGGGCCTCACCCGCATTCGCACCGGCGAGCAGGGTTCCGACGCCCTCTAG
- a CDS encoding enoyl-CoA hydratase-related protein, translating to MSSNDESGTVTEALGGDILVVQDGGVLTITLNRPDAHNAITPDQRNYLADEFARISEDLSVRAVIFTATGKGFCTGADLRVARPDQVRPPGAPDRAIMEVARGIKVGAQKLISAILDCEKPVIAAVNGTAAGMGVHMAVACDLVVAAEGVRFIEVFVRRGLVPDAGGVYLLPRLIGPQKAKELMFFGDDVSAADAADIGLINRVVPPDELMPTAQAWAERLAAQPTKSLTMSKLLVNRSFETSRQTMFEMESWAQEVLMAGEDADEGVQAFKERRDPNWKGW from the coding sequence ATGAGCAGCAACGACGAGAGCGGCACCGTCACCGAAGCCCTCGGCGGGGACATTTTGGTGGTCCAGGACGGCGGGGTGCTTACCATCACCCTGAACCGGCCCGACGCCCACAACGCCATAACTCCCGACCAGCGGAATTACTTGGCCGACGAATTCGCCCGCATCAGCGAAGACCTGTCGGTGCGGGCGGTGATCTTCACCGCCACCGGCAAGGGCTTCTGCACCGGGGCCGACCTGCGGGTGGCCCGGCCCGACCAGGTGCGGCCACCAGGAGCCCCCGACCGGGCCATCATGGAAGTGGCTCGGGGCATCAAGGTCGGGGCCCAGAAGCTGATATCGGCCATCTTGGACTGCGAGAAGCCGGTGATCGCCGCGGTCAACGGCACCGCCGCGGGCATGGGCGTCCACATGGCGGTGGCCTGCGATCTAGTCGTTGCCGCCGAGGGGGTCCGGTTCATCGAGGTGTTCGTGCGCCGGGGCCTGGTGCCCGATGCCGGCGGCGTGTACCTGTTGCCCCGGCTGATCGGCCCGCAGAAGGCCAAAGAGCTGATGTTCTTCGGCGACGACGTGAGCGCCGCCGACGCGGCCGACATCGGCCTGATCAATCGGGTGGTGCCCCCCGACGAGCTGATGCCCACCGCTCAAGCCTGGGCCGAGCGCCTGGCCGCCCAGCCCACCAAGAGCCTGACCATGAGCAAGCTGCTGGTGAACCGCAGCTTCGAGACCAGCCGCCAGACCATGTTCGAGATGGAATCTTGGGCCCAGGAGGTGCTGATGGCCGGCGAGGACGCCGACGAGGGGGTCCAAGCCTTCAAAGAGCGGCGCGACCCGAACTGGAAGGGCTGGTAG
- a CDS encoding MFS transporter, with protein sequence MTAAAAPQPITRHPAVGLTALITAASLTGIGLSIMTVGYPALGEAFPGTSDPTLSWVTNIFTIVGAATLVPAGALADRVGRRRMLLFGTSLFLAGSVVGGLAPSVGVLIGARAVLAVASSVINTAAVALLLATMPANRMPLAIGIWAVAGGTSSAIGPPVGGLMIEWQGWEWMFWLNVPFCLFVLVAVPLVYGESRSAEARALPDPVGGALVAAATALVTLGIVQSDPWGWLDWKVAGSILGGLAMFGVFVQRSLHHPNPLVELRMFRIPNVRRSNLAMLIFASSWFGMFFGFTVIIIRSWGWTPIEGGFAIAPLALFAGLVGVLIGRIAHRTGHRMFILPGTAIYVGTTMALWVVLGEEPNVAAFVIGMAVIGVATGMVFPSLIAAAVHDVPPHQHSLATGINFTAQRVSTTIGVALGLTFATTAASASEAIDLLMGMVVVTALLSLPFSARIDTRHRQASS encoded by the coding sequence GTGACCGCAGCAGCGGCGCCCCAACCGATCACGCGCCATCCGGCGGTAGGGCTGACCGCGCTGATCACTGCCGCCTCACTTACCGGCATCGGTCTGTCGATTATGACAGTGGGATATCCGGCCCTCGGCGAGGCGTTCCCCGGCACTTCCGACCCGACCCTGTCGTGGGTGACCAACATATTCACCATCGTCGGGGCGGCTACCTTGGTGCCCGCCGGCGCCCTGGCCGATCGGGTGGGCCGTCGGCGGATGCTCCTGTTCGGCACCTCGCTCTTCTTGGCCGGTTCGGTGGTTGGCGGGCTGGCCCCCTCCGTGGGCGTGTTGATCGGGGCAAGGGCGGTGCTAGCGGTGGCCTCCTCGGTCATCAACACCGCTGCGGTGGCTCTGCTGTTGGCCACGATGCCGGCCAATCGGATGCCGCTGGCCATCGGCATCTGGGCGGTGGCGGGCGGCACGTCATCGGCAATCGGCCCCCCGGTGGGCGGCCTGATGATCGAGTGGCAGGGGTGGGAGTGGATGTTCTGGCTGAATGTCCCGTTCTGCCTCTTCGTGTTGGTGGCGGTGCCGCTGGTCTACGGCGAGTCGCGCAGCGCCGAGGCCCGGGCTCTGCCCGACCCGGTAGGGGGCGCATTGGTGGCGGCCGCCACCGCCCTGGTCACGCTGGGCATCGTGCAGAGCGACCCGTGGGGATGGCTCGACTGGAAGGTAGCTGGCAGCATCCTCGGAGGTCTGGCCATGTTCGGGGTGTTCGTGCAGAGGTCGCTGCATCACCCCAATCCGCTGGTAGAGCTGCGAATGTTCCGCATTCCCAACGTCCGTCGGAGCAATCTGGCCATGCTGATATTCGCGTCGTCATGGTTTGGGATGTTCTTCGGTTTCACCGTGATCATCATCCGGTCGTGGGGGTGGACACCCATCGAGGGCGGGTTTGCTATTGCGCCGCTGGCGCTGTTCGCCGGGTTGGTCGGCGTGCTCATCGGCCGAATCGCCCATCGCACCGGCCATCGCATGTTCATTCTCCCCGGCACCGCGATCTACGTCGGTACCACCATGGCGCTCTGGGTGGTGTTGGGAGAAGAGCCCAATGTGGCGGCGTTCGTCATCGGCATGGCCGTGATCGGGGTGGCCACCGGCATGGTCTTCCCGTCTCTGATCGCTGCCGCGGTCCACGACGTGCCGCCCCACCAGCATTCCCTGGCCACCGGCATCAACTTCACCGCTCAGCGGGTTTCCACTACCATCGGCGTGGCCCTCGGTCTCACCTTCGCCACCACCGCAGCCTCGGCCTCCGAGGCCATCGACCTGCTCATGGGCATGGTGGTGGTCACCGCATTGCTATCGCTGCCGTTCAGCGCTCGGATCGACACCCGTCACCGCCAAGCGTCAAGCTGA
- a CDS encoding Zn-dependent alcohol dehydrogenase, translated as MLAAVMREVGDVNLDVCDDVEMMDLGPDDVAIKITHTGVCHSDVSAMNGTIPQAPPAVLGHEGAGIIEEVGSNVDDLAAGDHVIVVWSPSCGNCVYCTGRHQPNLCPNIALASMARTKFRQAGTELFGMAGAGTFAEKLLMPRQGVVKIDPDIPLDVASLIGCGVMTGAGAALNTAKVSPGSSAVVFGAGGVGVAAIQGARIAGAAEIVAVDKNPAKLDEAISFGATHAVLPEDLEDAKNEITGGEGFDYALECVGIPVLMRTAYDMTRRGGTCCIVGVGRMDEMVSFNAFELFYNEKTLIGSYYGGTDVRTDFHKLLRLWKGGKLDLERMITRRITIDEINPALEAVRNGEVVRQVVEF; from the coding sequence ATGCTTGCGGCGGTTATGCGAGAAGTGGGCGACGTAAACCTCGACGTGTGCGATGACGTTGAGATGATGGACTTGGGTCCAGACGACGTGGCCATCAAGATCACCCACACCGGGGTGTGCCACTCCGATGTGTCGGCCATGAATGGGACCATTCCCCAAGCCCCGCCTGCGGTGCTCGGCCACGAGGGAGCGGGGATCATCGAGGAGGTCGGTTCCAATGTGGATGATCTGGCCGCTGGCGACCATGTGATCGTGGTGTGGTCGCCCTCTTGCGGGAACTGCGTCTACTGCACCGGTCGCCACCAGCCGAATCTGTGCCCCAACATCGCATTGGCTTCGATGGCTCGCACGAAGTTCCGCCAGGCAGGTACCGAGCTTTTCGGGATGGCCGGAGCGGGCACCTTCGCCGAGAAGCTCCTCATGCCCCGCCAGGGAGTGGTGAAGATCGACCCCGACATCCCATTAGACGTCGCCTCCCTCATCGGCTGTGGAGTGATGACCGGGGCTGGTGCCGCTCTCAACACCGCCAAGGTCAGCCCGGGCTCGTCGGCAGTGGTGTTCGGGGCCGGGGGCGTGGGCGTGGCCGCCATCCAAGGGGCCAGGATCGCCGGTGCGGCCGAGATCGTGGCGGTGGACAAGAACCCGGCCAAGCTGGACGAGGCCATTTCCTTCGGCGCCACCCACGCGGTGCTGCCCGAAGATCTAGAGGATGCCAAGAACGAGATCACCGGGGGCGAGGGTTTCGACTACGCCTTGGAGTGCGTCGGCATTCCCGTCTTGATGCGTACCGCCTATGACATGACCCGGCGGGGCGGCACCTGCTGCATCGTGGGGGTGGGCCGCATGGATGAGATGGTGTCGTTCAACGCCTTCGAGCTGTTCTACAACGAGAAGACCCTGATCGGCTCCTACTACGGCGGTACCGACGTGCGCACCGACTTTCACAAGCTGCTGCGGTTGTGGAAGGGCGGCAAGCTCGACCTGGAGCGCATGATCACCCGGCGCATCACCATCGACGAGATCAATCCCGCGCTAGAAGCTGTGCGAAACGGCGAGGTCGTGCGCCAGGTGGTCGAATTCTGA
- a CDS encoding OB-fold domain-containing protein gives MAERLRADLVLEYPFTRTTGPVIGAFLTGLREGIVLGIRRPDGTVLCPPTEYDPETSAPLTELVEVGPGGELVSWTWVDPLRSQSPWDQPHGLGMVRLDGADTPMVHGLLVNSPDELSVGMRVTARWRSEREGHIADLEGFVPEGAGQ, from the coding sequence ATGGCCGAACGACTCCGGGCCGATCTGGTACTGGAGTACCCGTTCACCCGAACCACCGGGCCGGTGATCGGGGCATTCTTGACTGGCCTGCGGGAGGGGATCGTTTTGGGCATCCGCCGCCCCGACGGAACGGTGCTGTGCCCGCCCACCGAGTACGACCCCGAGACATCGGCACCGCTGACCGAACTGGTGGAAGTGGGGCCGGGCGGCGAACTGGTGAGCTGGACCTGGGTGGACCCGCTCCGATCCCAGTCCCCTTGGGACCAGCCCCACGGCCTGGGCATGGTCCGCCTTGATGGGGCCGACACCCCCATGGTCCACGGGCTATTGGTGAACAGCCCTGATGAATTGTCGGTCGGAATGCGGGTGACCGCCCGGTGGCGATCGGAGCGCGAGGGGCATATCGCTGATCTGGAGGGATTCGTCCCCGAGGGAGCGGGGCAATGA
- a CDS encoding PEP-utilizing enzyme — MSSVVGRGSPVFSGISGNGRLLRFDTPDDVIAVLDAGDDFASETVALVKDAGATFLAPIEADLAGILCRSGDIESHLAIISRDFQIPCLMGVEFDGDEPADGAPVIIDTDSGTISVDGEG; from the coding sequence ATGAGCAGCGTTGTTGGCCGGGGCAGCCCGGTGTTCTCTGGCATATCTGGCAACGGTCGGCTGTTGCGCTTTGACACGCCCGATGATGTCATCGCCGTGCTCGACGCCGGGGACGACTTTGCCTCAGAGACGGTGGCGTTGGTGAAGGACGCCGGGGCCACGTTCTTGGCTCCCATCGAGGCCGACCTGGCCGGGATTCTGTGCCGGTCGGGCGACATCGAAAGCCACTTGGCCATCATCAGCCGGGACTTCCAGATCCCCTGCCTGATGGGGGTGGAATTCGACGGTGATGAGCCAGCCGACGGCGCTCCAGTCATCATCGACACCGACTCGGGCACCATCTCGGTGGACGGGGAGGGCTAG
- a CDS encoding lipid-transfer protein, translating into MRDIAVVSVAQQQQKALTHTTEVELMVPVINEARGAVGLTQDDIGFTCSGSSDFLAGQAFSFVHTLDAVGAVPPISESHVEMDGAWALYESWVKLQIGGIDTALVYSYGKSSPGSLRDVLSTQLDPYYLGPLWPDAFAMAALQARIMLESGAVSEQRLAEIAVRSLNGAADNPLAVRSSPDATVGSVLAEEPIADPLRPSDCAASADGGVAVVLAAGDRARELCERPAWIRGIDHRIDPHQPGVRDLTRAPSAHKAAAEAGVGNDRLDAAELAAPFTTQEHILEAELVLGPDTAVNASGGALAGHTMMAAGLMRIADAARQIHEGRADRVLGHAASGLFLQQNLVCVMEGE; encoded by the coding sequence ATGCGCGACATCGCCGTGGTCTCGGTGGCCCAGCAACAGCAGAAGGCGCTCACCCACACCACCGAGGTGGAGCTGATGGTGCCGGTCATCAACGAGGCCCGGGGCGCGGTGGGCCTCACCCAAGACGACATCGGCTTCACCTGCTCGGGGAGCAGCGACTTCTTGGCTGGGCAGGCGTTCTCGTTCGTCCACACCCTGGACGCGGTGGGCGCGGTTCCGCCCATCAGCGAGAGCCACGTGGAGATGGACGGGGCCTGGGCGCTGTATGAGTCGTGGGTCAAGCTCCAGATCGGCGGCATCGACACCGCGCTGGTGTACAGCTACGGCAAGTCGTCGCCCGGATCGCTGCGCGATGTGCTCTCCACCCAGCTCGACCCCTACTACCTGGGGCCGCTGTGGCCCGACGCCTTTGCCATGGCCGCCCTCCAGGCTCGGATCATGCTGGAGTCGGGCGCGGTCAGCGAACAGCGCTTGGCTGAGATCGCGGTCCGCAGCCTCAACGGCGCGGCCGACAACCCGCTGGCCGTGCGGTCTTCCCCCGACGCCACCGTCGGCTCGGTGCTGGCCGAGGAACCCATCGCCGACCCGCTGCGGCCCAGCGACTGTGCCGCCTCCGCCGACGGAGGAGTGGCCGTGGTGCTCGCGGCTGGCGACCGGGCTCGAGAGTTGTGCGAGCGACCGGCGTGGATCAGAGGCATCGACCACCGCATCGACCCCCACCAGCCCGGCGTGCGCGACCTGACCCGGGCCCCCAGCGCCCACAAGGCGGCCGCGGAGGCCGGGGTAGGCAACGATCGGTTGGACGCGGCTGAGCTGGCCGCTCCGTTCACCACCCAGGAGCACATCTTGGAGGCCGAACTCGTGCTGGGACCCGACACCGCCGTCAACGCCAGCGGCGGGGCGCTGGCTGGCCACACCATGATGGCCGCCGGCCTCATGCGCATCGCCGACGCCGCCCGCCAGATCCACGAGGGTCGGGCCGACCGGGTGCTGGGCCATGCCGCGTCGGGACTGTTTCTCCAGCAGAACCTGGTGTGTGTGATGGAGGGGGAGTGA
- a CDS encoding TIGR03617 family F420-dependent LLM class oxidoreductase: MKFDMPLSADLVGVRDQAQAYEAMGVDGVFTFEGQRDVFFPLLSAAENTGLDLYTNVAIALPRSPMHLAYQSFDLHRLSDGKFALGLGSQIKPHITKRYSAVWDRPVAQMRELMAATKAIFARWQDGDALDFRGDYYTFTLSTPIFEPEPLEWGTPPIWAGALGPKMTKMVAETADGILIHPFCSEQFLRTKTLPAVEAGLAAAGRSRDDFLFGVGVIVGLYGDDADESEAWRVEQLCRSNLGFYGSTPAYRVVLDAHGWGELQDELNRLTKQGRWGDIGDVWDDEMVHTLSIQGTPAEAAAEIHNRFGGLADRVHLSLHGAPQPLVAELFANLKS, encoded by the coding sequence ATGAAGTTCGACATGCCGCTGTCTGCTGATCTGGTAGGAGTCCGGGACCAAGCTCAGGCTTATGAGGCCATGGGGGTCGACGGGGTGTTCACCTTCGAGGGCCAGCGCGACGTGTTCTTCCCCCTGTTGAGTGCGGCCGAGAACACCGGCCTCGACCTCTACACCAACGTGGCCATCGCCCTGCCCCGAAGCCCGATGCACCTGGCCTACCAGTCGTTCGACCTGCACCGGCTGTCGGACGGGAAGTTCGCCCTGGGCCTGGGGTCGCAGATCAAGCCCCACATCACCAAGCGCTACAGCGCGGTGTGGGACCGCCCGGTGGCCCAGATGCGGGAACTGATGGCCGCCACCAAGGCCATCTTCGCCCGCTGGCAGGACGGCGATGCCCTCGACTTCCGGGGCGACTACTACACCTTCACGCTCTCAACCCCGATATTCGAGCCCGAGCCGCTGGAGTGGGGGACGCCGCCCATCTGGGCCGGGGCACTGGGGCCGAAGATGACCAAGATGGTGGCCGAAACCGCCGACGGCATCCTGATCCACCCGTTCTGCTCCGAGCAGTTCCTGCGGACCAAGACGCTGCCCGCAGTGGAGGCGGGCTTGGCCGCCGCCGGGCGCAGCCGGGACGACTTCCTATTCGGCGTGGGGGTGATCGTCGGGCTGTACGGAGATGACGCCGACGAGTCAGAGGCTTGGCGGGTGGAGCAGCTCTGCCGTTCCAACCTGGGCTTCTACGGCTCCACCCCGGCCTACCGGGTGGTGCTCGACGCCCACGGCTGGGGCGAGCTGCAAGACGAGCTCAACCGCCTCACCAAACAAGGCCGCTGGGGCGACATCGGCGACGTGTGGGACGACGAGATGGTCCACACCCTCAGCATCCAGGGCACCCCCGCCGAGGCCGCCGCGGAGATTCACAACCGCTTCGGCGGCTTGGCCGACCGCGTTCACCTCTCCCTCCACGGCGCCCCCCAACCCCTGGTGGCCGAGCTGTTCGCCAACCTCAAGAGCTGA
- a CDS encoding GntR family transcriptional regulator has protein sequence MRIWIDENARIPPYEQLRAQLRLMVSSGQLKPRERLPPIRSLAEELGLAPGTVARAYRELEWEGIVEGRGRAGTFVVDEPPVAFSVVERQLADAAEAFAAEADRLGAGQQAAMLALETAIAARSDPEMEAD, from the coding sequence GTGCGGATTTGGATTGACGAGAACGCTCGCATTCCGCCCTATGAACAGCTGCGGGCCCAGCTTCGGCTGATGGTCTCGTCCGGTCAGCTCAAGCCCCGAGAACGGCTGCCACCCATCCGATCACTGGCCGAAGAGCTGGGCTTGGCACCGGGGACGGTGGCCCGGGCCTATCGAGAGTTGGAGTGGGAAGGGATCGTGGAGGGCCGGGGGCGGGCCGGCACCTTCGTGGTGGACGAGCCCCCCGTGGCGTTCTCGGTGGTAGAGCGTCAATTGGCCGATGCCGCCGAGGCGTTCGCCGCCGAAGCCGACCGGTTGGGGGCCGGACAGCAAGCGGCCATGCTGGCGCTGGAGACCGCTATTGCGGCCCGTTCCGATCCCGAAATGGAAGCTGACTGA
- a CDS encoding OB-fold domain-containing protein yields the protein MSADPSIPPSALSGEVRLPEKLADVEPVRSVRTPIRLEYDFIPGAASSGYLNAFADRKILGQRSPVDGAVFVPPRGVDPRHGAATPDYVELPDTGHVGGFCVTRLPIPGRDDLEIPYVSAWIHLDGADIGFLGLVAGIDTSEVRMGMRVRAVWKPDDQLGRTAENILYWAPTGEPDIPVTVAGTNAWHAKQAAESEEQG from the coding sequence ATGAGCGCCGATCCGAGCATTCCTCCCTCCGCGCTGTCGGGCGAGGTGCGCCTGCCCGAGAAGCTGGCCGACGTGGAGCCGGTGCGCTCGGTGCGCACCCCCATCCGCTTGGAGTACGACTTCATTCCCGGTGCGGCCTCATCCGGCTATCTGAATGCCTTCGCCGACCGCAAGATCCTCGGTCAGCGGTCCCCGGTGGACGGGGCGGTTTTCGTGCCTCCCCGGGGGGTTGATCCCCGCCACGGTGCGGCCACGCCCGACTATGTGGAGCTGCCTGACACCGGCCATGTGGGGGGCTTCTGCGTGACCCGGCTGCCCATTCCGGGCCGAGACGACCTGGAGATTCCCTACGTGAGCGCTTGGATCCACCTCGACGGCGCCGACATCGGCTTCTTGGGGCTGGTGGCTGGGATCGACACTTCCGAGGTGCGCATGGGGATGCGGGTTCGGGCGGTGTGGAAGCCTGACGACCAGCTGGGCCGCACCGCGGAGAACATCCTGTATTGGGCGCCCACCGGCGAGCCCGACATCCCGGTGACCGTCGCGGGCACCAACGCCTGGCACGCCAAGCAGGCCGCTGAGTCAGAAGAGCAAGGCTGA
- a CDS encoding M1 family metallopeptidase, which produces MGDSFYPLLGNGGYDVLHYHIDLDAEPSENTIDAVTTITAVATEDLDKFNLDFLGLEVEAVAVDGVKVEFSRDGQEMTIEPIEPVSSGAQFTVAVSYSGTPQPVDDPGVPFFPLGWHSANGVIYTVSQPSGAMTWYPNNNHPTDKATFTFQLTVPDGVTAAATGLLTEETSADGLTTTIWQMDDPMATYLAAVYIGDFERHEQRLDNGLLIRDYIPRGSDPSTLEQLAVTPEAIRFFEEILGPYPFDAYGTIVMPFPLGFALENQTLSIHGPNTIYPYVIAHEVAHQWLGDSATVDDWSHIWLHEAFAHYLGLMFIADFYDREITAIMAAEHRELVLTGTSPPGAIEVHELFDSNTVYRRGALTLHALRSLIGDELFFEIARTHYDQTAGGTTNTKIFLGIVKDIAGNDAASLVESWLYDAEMPGIVSGPIS; this is translated from the coding sequence GTGGGCGACAGCTTCTACCCGCTGCTAGGCAACGGCGGCTACGACGTCCTCCACTACCACATCGATCTCGATGCGGAGCCCTCGGAGAACACCATTGACGCGGTAACCACTATCACGGCGGTCGCCACCGAGGACCTGGACAAGTTCAACCTCGACTTTCTAGGGCTGGAAGTGGAGGCCGTGGCGGTCGACGGTGTGAAGGTGGAGTTCTCCCGCGACGGCCAGGAGATGACGATCGAGCCCATCGAGCCGGTCTCATCAGGCGCACAATTCACGGTGGCCGTCTCCTATTCGGGAACCCCCCAACCCGTCGATGATCCCGGTGTGCCGTTCTTCCCGTTGGGGTGGCACTCAGCCAACGGCGTGATCTACACGGTCAGCCAGCCGTCGGGAGCGATGACGTGGTACCCCAACAACAACCACCCCACCGACAAGGCCACCTTCACGTTCCAACTCACTGTGCCCGACGGAGTGACCGCTGCCGCCACCGGCCTGCTCACCGAGGAGACTTCCGCCGACGGCTTAACCACCACTATCTGGCAGATGGACGACCCCATGGCCACCTATCTGGCCGCGGTGTATATCGGCGACTTCGAGCGGCACGAGCAGCGATTGGACAACGGTCTGCTGATCCGCGACTACATCCCCCGCGGCTCGGATCCCTCGACTCTCGAACAGCTTGCGGTGACCCCCGAGGCCATCCGGTTCTTCGAGGAGATCCTGGGGCCGTATCCGTTCGATGCCTACGGCACCATTGTGATGCCCTTTCCCCTTGGCTTCGCCCTGGAGAACCAAACGCTGTCGATCCACGGCCCGAACACCATCTACCCCTATGTCATCGCCCACGAGGTGGCCCACCAGTGGTTGGGCGACTCAGCAACCGTCGATGATTGGAGTCATATCTGGTTGCACGAGGCCTTCGCCCACTACTTAGGGCTGATGTTCATCGCCGACTTCTACGACAGGGAGATTACGGCCATCATGGCCGCGGAACACCGCGAGCTTGTCCTGACTGGAACTTCGCCACCGGGAGCAATCGAGGTTCACGAACTGTTTGACTCCAACACGGTCTACCGCCGCGGCGCCCTGACGCTCCACGCTCTGCGGTCGCTGATCGGTGATGAGCTGTTCTTCGAAATTGCCCGCACTCACTACGACCAAACCGCCGGGGGCACCACCAACACCAAAATATTCCTCGGCATTGTCAAAGATATCGCCGGAAACGATGCTGCCTCGCTCGTCGAGTCATGGCTGTATGACGCCGAGATGCCCGGCATTGTGAGTGGTCCAATATCGTGA
- a CDS encoding class II aldolase/adducin family protein gives MALLLDRYPEFTYDGSPPEVSDLEDLRLLRKWEAAIGYRIFAAMRWGQTGDGHITARDPILADCFWVLGYGIRFGDATIDNLTLVGPDGQGVAGPLENGVNFAAYYIHWPILNARPDLASAAHTHTPYGTPWSANVEPFRPISQESCGFVFDQSLYDGDNLEVNDVSGGEAIAQAMGSSRVCILRNHGLLTGGRSPGEAVGWFAAAERVAEVHVKAPDAKAISEEAAKEVEASLFSADNGWRMFQWLARDLVPDPSVVLG, from the coding sequence ATGGCGTTACTGCTGGACCGCTATCCCGAGTTCACCTACGACGGGTCTCCGCCGGAGGTCAGCGACCTCGAAGACTTGCGCCTGCTGCGCAAGTGGGAGGCGGCTATCGGCTACCGCATCTTTGCCGCCATGCGCTGGGGGCAGACCGGCGACGGCCATATCACCGCCCGAGATCCGATTCTTGCCGACTGCTTCTGGGTGCTGGGCTACGGCATCCGCTTTGGTGATGCCACCATCGACAACCTCACCCTGGTGGGCCCCGACGGACAGGGCGTGGCCGGTCCTCTCGAAAACGGGGTCAACTTCGCGGCCTACTACATCCACTGGCCGATCCTCAACGCCCGTCCCGATCTGGCATCGGCAGCCCACACCCACACTCCCTACGGCACGCCGTGGTCGGCCAACGTCGAGCCGTTTCGGCCCATCAGCCAGGAGTCGTGTGGCTTCGTGTTCGACCAATCCCTCTACGACGGCGACAACCTCGAGGTTAACGACGTCTCCGGCGGCGAGGCCATCGCCCAGGCCATGGGTTCCAGCCGAGTGTGCATTCTCCGCAACCACGGGCTGCTCACCGGAGGGCGCTCACCGGGAGAGGCGGTGGGCTGGTTTGCGGCCGCCGAGCGGGTAGCCGAGGTGCATGTGAAAGCCCCCGACGCCAAGGCGATCAGCGAGGAGGCGGCCAAGGAAGTCGAGGCATCGCTGTTCTCGGCGGACAACGGCTGGCGCATGTTCCAGTGGCTGGCCCGAGATCTGGTGCCCGACCCCTCGGTGGTGCTGGGCTGA